From Gossypium raimondii isolate GPD5lz chromosome 11, ASM2569854v1, whole genome shotgun sequence:
ATAATTTTCCCAAGAAAACAAATTCAGTTTCTAGATATTAAAGAACTTGGCAATTCGAGAAAACACAAAAAAGACCAACCCCAATTCGTGAACCATTACAAAGCTTCAATAGGTCCTCTTTACTTGCTTTAAAAGCAACTCATTTACCTGAATTTCTCTTTATCATGCCTCTATATAAAGCCTAAAGCCTGTGCCATCATCCCTGCAGGATTGGAACATCGTTGGGAAGTAAAGTTGTGGTGCTCTCCTTGGCTATCACACTGAATGCTTCGATGTTTTGCTCCACAACCCTCACAGTCGCTTCCTTGACCCAGCTAGAGCCGATTGCAACTGCAACTTCCCTTATTGCCTTTGCTGTAGCTCTTGCATTAGCAAGTATAGCTTCTGCTTTGGCCATTGCTCGGTTGAGCCGACTTTCCCCTCAAAAATAAGAATCCGCATGTGTTTCTTGTGTTCCACTTCTGCCTGAAGATCCATCGACTTCTATATGCCTTTAGGTGATGATATATCTTTGATCTCATAAAGCAAGCACCATAGTCCCCAAACTGTTTACAAAGGCCAGTTGTCAATAGCATCGAGGATGTTCTTGTTGAGTGCATCACACTCTTCGAAAGTCTTGTCAAGAGTGATTTTCCCGAGTTTGGTTCTCATTGTCGTTTGCTCTAATTGAATGACTGCAAATATAGGATCTTCAATGCCATAAGGTGCCAATAAAGGATCCACAATCCTTACATAAAGCAGTCCATCAACGGCTATTGGGACATAGTCCTTTGTTTTAGTAGTTTGATCTGATATGGCGATTGCTTGCTCCTTAAGCCAATGCACATACTTGATTTTATCAACAATGGATACCTTCTGACACAAGTTAACACCTATCTATATTGATCAATACAAGTACatataaattgatataaaaacCGAAATGGTACGCTGTTaattccattttaatttttattttttttctaaattggtATGTATCGGCCAATATAATTGGTACTGTTAACGAGAAATCAaacattttatgaaatatatttgcaGTAAAGCTGGTACTGTAACGACTGAGCTTCCACAAACGAAATTGATCCTCCATACAAGAGTTTCTAAATTTTACAAGAGTCAGTATCCTCCACCTCAACCACAACAACCTTTTCAGGCATCAGAAGCCGTTCGAAGCGTTGGTATTTGGCCGTGATCAGAAAAGTCGATCTTGTTCAGTCTCAAACAGCACAACACTTGCTCCGGAAGTTCCTCTTGTTTTTGTGCCTGTCAATTGAAGGCAAAGGTCATTAATCCAAAGTTTAAACATTTACGAGTTTGAAGGAAGTTTACCATATTTAACACAGAACCCAGATCAGGGCTTTACCTGGATGGTTAAACCCAGATCAAGAATTCCGTTCTTCAATCGATCTCGAAAAGACTCAAGCCCCTTTCTTGATATATAACTGAAGCGATGAATGTCCAAATCAATCTCAAAGTAATTTGAACCCTGCATGAGAAATAGAGTCAACATCCTTGTAACTGATTGTATGATGCCAATGACTTGACAGTTACAACTAAATATCATATGCGCTTTAAGTTCAGAAAAACTAGAGGAATTCAAGCTGATAGAAAACGAGTGTTGGACATCAatgcttcaagaaaaatgaagaatccGAATGACATATGTAAAGGTTTAACATTCCTATGAATTTAGAATGGCCTTGGTGTTTGCCGAGTATGCTTCTAGGCTGAAACCCATTGGGATTATCTCAAGGGACaatataatatgttatttggTCATCAAATAAGTTGGGACTACCTAGTGAATTCAGTTATGCCCGAAATACAAGACCGGTGTGTCTAAATCACATCATAAAACAAATTCTGGTTGATCATAGTGCTGTCTGTTTATACTCCTAACCTATTCGTTCAACTAAACACTTACAAAGCCAACGAGCAAAGTAGAAACTTATGCTATACCTTGTAAAAGTTGTGCTGCGGGCGTGAGAGAACCGGCTTTTCATTATAAGCATTTACGAGTTTCTTTTCAGTAGAACTCAAATTGAGGTCATCAGGATTAACCAACCCAGCCAAGATCTTTAATCTTTCTCTGAAGGGAACGGTAGAGTCTTTCGCAAACCCTCTAACCTTTTCCATCTCATCATCGACCAGTTTCTGGACCAAAAGCACAAATCTTTAAGAGATAGTacaaagtgaaataaaaaagtgGCTAATATTGAATGAATAACCCAGAAACATCGTAACATCAATTTGAAAAGATAAGTTTATCctatattcttttattcactGTTCAATTTACCTATACCATTCTAGAACTACAAAATACCAAACAAGAGGCATCCATGCCAGTGCCGAGATGATGAAGCTAAGACATACTTCTACTACACATTTGCATGTCTAGAAGTCTATGTTACTTGAGATAAGTTCAACATCTTCTAACTTTTTTCCTATATTTGAAGGACCCTAGGAGTGTAATATCCTCATCCCATGTCAGACATCGGTGTCGACACGGATACTTATATGAAGAACCAGCACAGCATAAGTAGAAATAGCATCCAAGTGACTACAAGttttagtttaatctactaaGTGGGATTCTCTAGCAGCAATGAGAAACCGGACTAAGGACCCTTCTACTACTGACTACGGGTATTAACAACACTTATCCTCAATATGCAGCAAAGTACAGTAAGCCCTGGgagttaaaagaatttacaGAAGGCCAAGGGCATGACCTTGAATAccatacaaattaaataaagataCATGTTCTGACAGTGAAATGTTATAATGTTACCTTGATGCTCTCCTGATATTGAGGCGAGATGAGCCCGTCAAAATTCTCAGAAACTTTGAAATAGAGAACAAGACTCATTCCTTCACCATCACTATCGCCAAGGAACATTGCAGCGGGATAAGTAGGCAACTGCAAGAGAACATGCAAGACAAATCACTGAAATGACATTGCCAGGAAGCATCTTTTTAATGATTGAATTCCAGCGCCATATTCCACCAAGATACATCACAACAATTAAATACGGACATTCTGAAAAATACCTGAATATTAACAATTAGAAGAGGGGGCACTTTCCCATTTGCTTTTACGTTAGGAAGCTCGATATGTTGGGCAATGTGATTTATCTTTGTCGGGCAGATGAACAAGTCAACGCCTATTGGAGTATATGGGGAGAAATGTCGTGCCGGACATTTCCGTTTATCTctaatggaaaataaataaaagtttctCAGTAAAGATTAAATGGatagaaatataaaaacattataattgTGAACTTCATTGGAAAGATACCAACACAAATGGTAAAATTCAAGGGTTAGAATAACTAGCATACTTGAAATAGGTCTCGCCTCGAAGTTTAAAAGTTGATGGTGGAATATCGGACCAACATCCTTGACTCGCCTTCTCATCCTTGCTACACGGAATTATATATCCAGCTTTGGGACGATATAAAAATCGTTTTGATGCACCTGTTATCAATAAAGTCAATATTATATTCTACTTTGGGAGTTATCATTGAACTCAATAAAATAGAAAGCAAAACTTTGGAAACAAAATTAACTCAAATTACTTACAGTCCTCGAGTTTGTCTTCTGCATCATATGATCTCCTCTTAAAAGAAAGCCTAAAAACTGCTGATTTCCTTCTTTGGGATTGTGGAGCCAAACCAGATGTCAAAATCTTCTCATTGAAACTCACAGAAGGAATCATTCTCGATAATCCGGGTCTTAAGTTTTTCTCTTCAGAATTACGCCTATCCTCCTTCAGACCTTTAAAGCTTCCGTAAGGATGACCTAATAGTTTCTTCTTCCTATTACCCATTTCATCCGCCTTTCCAAAGCGTGAAAGCTCATTACCCTGGCTACTAATGTGAGACAACCGATCTGTTTCTTTAGGTTCATCTTTGCTCATTTTACCTCCATCCGTCTTTAAATAACCTTCATGGTATTCTTCGTTTTTGCACTTGCCGTCCATGAAGCACGTCGAACTTTCATACTGAAGCAGCTGCCCACTTGATATATTCCCAATTGCATTGCTCACTGATGGAAAACCatctggaaaagaaaaatccagACAAATTACATACATAAGACGGTCATAGATGACTAAATCTTCCCCTTGTCCGTGCatactaaaaaacaaaaaccaagaaaaattagcaatcatatgtttttgatatatttagtaACTGACATTGTCTAAAATTCAGCAGATGCAGAAAATTTTAGACAAGATAATGAGTACTAGTCTCATATGATGATTCATAGTTCTGCTCGACATTGTCCCATTGCTATATCATCATGCTTTATTTTCTATTACAGAACTCCTTTAAATATGATCAAGGAAAGGTTGAATCTTCTGTTACCTCCATGAATGCTGAGGAAATCATCGTCCGAATCGGATTCAAGAATACTAACTGAATCAAACCAAAGATCCTCTTGGCAAGCTACAGCAAAAATGAAACTTCTTTTGGTCAGCTTTGATTTCCATTACTGGTATATACTAAAATCTAGTGCAAGGACCAAAAGACAAAATCCTCTTAGTAGGAATCTTTTttggaaaaaggaaaggaaatttAGAACCGAAAACACCATGGAATCATGACAAAAACATGGTTTTTAAGACAGTTCATTGCACAGAACGAAAAGTTCACTGGAAAGTAAAAGGAGACCAACTATGTTACTTCAactattcatttttcttcaagtaCACATGGTTGAAAAATATTTGGACATGTGTAAGAAGGTATGATCCTCCACatatatggaaaaaattttaatttttaagcatACCCGTGTTGTACATATACTTGGAGAAATAACATAGAGTACCAAAATGCTTATTGTATACTATCATTGACATTAGTtcctttttaacaaaatatttatcacAGGACATGATCGGAAGTTATAGCAATTCTGAAAATATAAGTCcctttgattttggaaaataatttataccCTTTCTTCATAAGTTTTTGGTAACCTACTATATTCTTCAGCAAAGATTATTAACAttgatgaaaagaaatgatataCCATTTGTATCAATTTGACTAAGATGCCActgaaattgagtgaaattgAATGTTGAGCTCGAGACCTCCGATCTTCTACGAGTAGTGGTTGCACCATTCTCCATATGTAAATATTCACTAACAGCTATATCTGTTACACGAGCATCACTATTCCTTTTCTTGGTTCCATCTGTGATGGAACAGGAGACCTTCCCGCGGTGTTTTCGGAACCGACGACGGGGCCTTCTCAAATTCTTGATTCTTTCAGCAGGTGCTGATACACAACTCCCCATTAAGACTGCTTAATTGCAGAACCCTGGTTTAACACCAAATATTGTTTACATTAGATATGCCAAACATTTTTGCCGGAAGCCAAATTTactaaaaagatcaaataacTTGCAATTAATGGTAGAAATTATCACATGATCAATCCGGAAAAAATGAAATGTTAATAtaggtgaatatatatatatatatatgaaacaatCATGATCATAATCATCAAAACTCCTTAGTTGACAGCAAGCACTCTTCATTTTGTTTAAAGCACCCGTGTCCGGCACATATGCAAACAAAGGTACCGGGATATGATCCTCCAAGGACATATCCAAGTCTGAATAACATagcatattataaaaaatatatagattttaaacaACTGAACTGAGGACCCAATATAAAGTCCTCAGTTAATCATGGATTTCTCGAGCTTAATCCTGCCATATTCattaaatcagaaaaaaaagcattttaggaaggaaaaacaaaaataaccttaaaaaatccaaaatcaacaggaaaaatattttctgaaaaCTTAAGATGATCAATGTAAAAAACCCCACTGTTTTAACTTGAAGCAGAACTACTTTGAAGTTTAACTATAAATCTAAAATGgaaaaactgaaaagaaaagacaataTAGACTCCATATCCAATGAGGTTAAAGAGACAAATAAAGAGGATTGAGgcaacaaaaacaatatattttttctttttaaaaaatgaaatctGTCCCacattagaaagaaaaatgaaaatgctcAAATAACTCAATGTGAAAGTGAAAACTGAGAGCTAAAGCTAAtcttataaaacatatatatatatatatatatatatatatatataaaagttaagaaAGAGAGTAATTTtgtacaaaagaaaattttggatcaaaaaggaaatgaactttgagtaatttaattatataaaataattaaaaacaaagactaaattggaaaaagaTTTGTTTTCCTATAATGAAAAGGAGCAAAACAATgttcaaacttcaaagaaaaTTATGTGAAAAAGACTTAACAAAGACAatattaataacatattttttatttcttagaaaATGGTAAGAAACACATACACACTTTGAATCCAAAACTGGAATTTGGCAAATACATAACACAGGCAGAAAAGCAAATATGCTTACCCCCCACCTCCCCCAcaaaaaaactatcaaaatgaatattaaaaGTCAATGctgttaataaaaaaaattaaaaaaaaaaaactttgaatctAAAATGAAATTACAGGGAAAAAATTAGTTGAGAACTTTGAATGTGatgggaaaaagaaacaaaagcaaaTATCTTTACAAAgggggaaaaacaaaaaatgttaaatgaatatTAATGCAGACATTATaagcaaaacccaaaaaacataacaaattacaaataaaaaaacacagaaAAGTTAACCAAgaaaaatggatcaaattgaaataaaattaccttTGATCTTTTGTGTTCTTCTTTGTCTCCAGAATGGGATCTCCCTACTGAGAAAGCAGAAAAAGAACACAAGGAACAATCCAGGTCGGGTCGGATCCAGGTACAAGGGGTAGaagatcaataaaaaaaaatcagcaagcactgattttaaaagaatgaagagATGAAAGAATATAAAGTGGTGACAAAGGAATTAGAGAAGAGAGTTTGATGGTCGAATAGGAAGAGGTTTAAATAAATGAAGGGAAAAAATGGTGTTGGAGTTTTGTTCTTTGTCTCCTCGAATTTAGCTTTTGTTTTAAAGCTTGCGTCTTTTTTTACTGTTCCTCGTTTTGATTGTGATGATGGTGTCTGAACGccatttctaacttttttctttttcctgccaatttcttaattaaataaacgcATATTTTTCCGGCTAATGATTTCATAGGTACTGTTTAACAAGTGTATTCAATCTGAAATAATCATTCAACTGAGAGTTTAATAGAAAAGAAGCTAAAGCTGAGTACTATAATTTAGACTAATAAGTCTTATGAAATCACTAATAACGTATAgtagtaattataatttaatttttggataTATTTCGGTATTTTTAAGATTGTGTTTAATAGtgtaaattgtaattaaataatgttaaagaaaatatttttaaatgagtAACAAATGCATATAATTTGTTATTCGATAATACATTTACTcctaaaattaataagaaaaatatatttcatatttgcTATGTTATTCTCTTTCTAAACATATATTCATTGTTTGATCCTTGATCCAGTATAGAAcactatataatttaaataatttataataaatactatTTAATTATCCAGCTggttaaaatctataaaaattatatctcaccaataaaaaattcaaatgatttaaacgattatataattatatttttaaaattaaaatattattattgtataaatataacTTGAATCACATTCATGTTTGAAAAACTATAAGGTAATTAGATTTGAATGTaatagtttataattatttcaattcttaCCTCTATCCTAAGAATTAAGGAATGTAACTGGGTGCTCCAAATACATCTAATTTAATCGATTCATTAATTACGATACTATCCACATGTAATTACACACAATTACacttaaatctatttttaataagaggTTAATTCACTTAAAAGGTTTTACTGTAATGTAATCATGAATTAATCCGCAATAAACTTTggttatttaataattttaaaatatggctTTAGTTATTAATTGAATTCCACTACTCAAAGTTTGTCTACCAATCCTTTAGGCGGTTCAATCGGACCGCAAAAGCCTTTTCCGATTATAGATATCCCATACTGATGATTTCAATTACTCAA
This genomic window contains:
- the LOC105802484 gene encoding uncharacterized protein LOC105802484, producing the protein MGSCVSAPAERIKNLRRPRRRFRKHRGKVSCSITDGTKKRNSDARVTDIAVSEYLHMENGATTTRRRSEVSSSTFNFTQFQWHLSQIDTNACQEDLWFDSVSILESDSDDDFLSIHGDGFPSVSNAIGNISSGQLLQYESSTCFMDGKCKNEEYHEGYLKTDGGKMSKDEPKETDRLSHISSQGNELSRFGKADEMGNRKKKLLGHPYGSFKGLKEDRRNSEEKNLRPGLSRMIPSVSFNEKILTSGLAPQSQRRKSAVFRLSFKRRSYDAEDKLEDCASKRFLYRPKAGYIIPCSKDEKASQGCWSDIPPSTFKLRGETYFKDKRKCPARHFSPYTPIGVDLFICPTKINHIAQHIELPNVKANGKVPPLLIVNIQLPTYPAAMFLGDSDGEGMSLVLYFKVSENFDGLISPQYQESIKKLVDDEMEKVRGFAKDSTVPFRERLKILAGLVNPDDLNLSSTEKKLVNAYNEKPVLSRPQHNFYKGSNYFEIDLDIHRFSYISRKGLESFRDRLKNGILDLGLTIQAQKQEELPEQVLCCLRLNKIDFSDHGQIPTLRTASDA